One Dysosmobacter welbionis DNA segment encodes these proteins:
- the feoB gene encoding ferrous iron transport protein B: MDMKIALAGNPNCGKTTLFNDLTGSNQYVGNWPGVTVEKKEGRLKGRKDIVIQDLPGIYSLSPYTLEEVVARNYLVKEKPDAILNIVDGTNIERNLYLTTQLIELGLPVVVAVNMMDLVRRNGDQIDARKLSDALGCQVVEISALKGEGGVEAAELAAKMAQQKRAAELPHVFTGSVEHAIAHIEESIQGMVDDRYLRWYAVKVFERDEKVLADLNLSTDLRAHLEDHIVDCEKELDDDAESIITNQRYAYINDLVTKAVKKKGEKHRLSTSDKIDQIVTNRILALPIFAVVMFAVYWIAMGPFGTFLTDWTNDVLGTAWLVEIPRAALEGWGVNEVVVGLICDGALAGVGAVLGFVPQMLVLFLMLAILEDIGYMARIAFIMDRIFRKFGLSGKSFIPMLVGTGCGVPGVMASRTIENERDRRMTVMTTCFIPCGAKMPIIGLIAGALFGGSGLVAASAYFIGVAAIVISGIILKKTKMFAGDPAPFVMELPAYHIPSVGNVLRATWERGWSFIKRAGTVILASSIILWFLQGFGWENGAFGLVEDMNNSVLAAIGSAVAFIFVPLGFGNWRATVAVVTGLIAKENVVATFGVLYNFAGELSENGDEIWALVAQDYTAISAYSFMIFNLLCAPCFAAMGAIKREMNNAKWTAFAIGYMCVFAYVVSLIVYQIGGLITGEVSFGIGTVVAVVLVVGIVYLLFRKNKYEDERLTIRSVDAAGRRAALK; the protein is encoded by the coding sequence ACTGCGGCAAGACTACGCTGTTCAACGACTTGACCGGCTCCAACCAGTACGTGGGCAACTGGCCCGGCGTCACAGTGGAAAAGAAGGAGGGCCGGCTGAAGGGACGCAAGGATATCGTCATCCAGGACCTGCCCGGCATTTACTCCCTGTCCCCCTATACACTGGAGGAAGTGGTGGCCCGGAACTATCTGGTGAAGGAGAAGCCCGACGCCATTTTGAACATCGTGGACGGCACCAATATCGAGCGGAACCTGTACCTGACCACCCAGCTGATCGAACTGGGCCTGCCCGTGGTGGTGGCGGTGAACATGATGGACCTGGTCCGCAGAAACGGCGACCAGATCGACGCCAGGAAGCTGAGTGACGCCCTGGGCTGCCAGGTGGTGGAGATCAGCGCCCTGAAGGGCGAGGGCGGCGTGGAGGCTGCGGAGCTGGCTGCCAAGATGGCCCAGCAGAAGCGCGCCGCTGAACTGCCCCACGTGTTCACGGGCAGCGTGGAGCACGCCATCGCCCACATCGAGGAGTCCATCCAGGGTATGGTGGACGACCGATATCTCCGCTGGTACGCGGTGAAGGTCTTTGAGCGGGACGAGAAGGTCCTGGCGGACCTGAACCTGAGCACAGACCTCCGGGCCCACCTGGAGGACCACATCGTGGACTGCGAGAAGGAGCTGGATGACGACGCGGAGAGCATCATCACCAACCAGCGGTATGCGTACATCAACGATCTGGTGACGAAGGCCGTCAAGAAGAAGGGCGAGAAACATCGCCTCTCCACCTCCGACAAGATCGACCAGATCGTCACCAACCGGATCCTGGCCCTGCCCATCTTCGCCGTGGTGATGTTCGCGGTGTATTGGATCGCCATGGGTCCCTTCGGCACCTTCCTGACGGACTGGACCAACGATGTGCTGGGCACTGCCTGGCTGGTGGAGATCCCCCGTGCCGCCCTGGAGGGCTGGGGCGTCAACGAAGTGGTCGTGGGCCTGATCTGCGACGGCGCCCTGGCCGGTGTCGGCGCGGTGCTGGGCTTCGTGCCCCAGATGCTGGTACTGTTCCTGATGCTGGCCATTCTGGAGGACATCGGCTACATGGCGCGAATCGCCTTCATCATGGACCGGATCTTCCGGAAGTTCGGCCTCTCCGGCAAGAGCTTCATCCCCATGCTGGTGGGCACCGGCTGCGGTGTCCCCGGCGTCATGGCCTCTCGGACCATTGAGAACGAGCGGGACCGCCGCATGACGGTCATGACCACCTGCTTCATCCCCTGCGGCGCTAAGATGCCCATCATCGGCCTGATCGCCGGCGCCCTGTTCGGTGGCTCCGGCCTGGTGGCCGCATCCGCTTACTTCATCGGTGTGGCGGCCATCGTCATCTCCGGTATCATCCTGAAAAAGACCAAGATGTTCGCCGGCGACCCGGCGCCCTTCGTCATGGAGCTGCCTGCTTACCACATCCCCTCCGTGGGCAACGTACTGCGGGCCACCTGGGAGCGGGGCTGGTCCTTCATCAAGCGGGCCGGCACGGTGATCCTGGCCTCCTCTATCATCCTGTGGTTCCTCCAGGGCTTCGGTTGGGAGAACGGCGCCTTCGGCCTGGTGGAGGACATGAATAACTCCGTCTTGGCCGCTATCGGCAGTGCCGTGGCCTTCATTTTCGTGCCCCTGGGCTTCGGCAACTGGCGGGCCACTGTGGCCGTGGTCACGGGCCTGATCGCCAAGGAGAACGTAGTGGCCACCTTCGGCGTGCTGTACAACTTCGCTGGGGAGCTCAGTGAGAACGGCGACGAGATTTGGGCTCTGGTGGCACAGGACTACACCGCCATTTCCGCCTACTCCTTTATGATCTTCAACCTGCTGTGCGCCCCCTGTTTCGCGGCCATGGGCGCCATCAAGCGGGAGATGAACAACGCCAAGTGGACCGCCTTTGCCATCGGCTATATGTGCGTGTTCGCCTATGTGGTCTCCCTGATTGTCTATCAGATCGGCGGCCTCATCACCGGCGAGGTCTCCTTCGGCATCGGCACTGTGGTGGCCGTGGTCCTGGTTGTGGGCATTGTGTACCTGCTGTTCCGTAAGAACAAGTACGAGGACGAGCGGCTGACCATCCGCTCGGTGGATGCCGCCGGACGCCGCGCCGCCCTGAAATAA
- a CDS encoding FeoB-associated Cys-rich membrane protein — protein MNAPTIIAALIVLVVFAAIVGKGIYNRRHGKGGCSCGGDCGACGGCHCGNTRHS, from the coding sequence ATGAACGCACCCACTATCATCGCGGCCCTCATCGTCCTGGTGGTCTTTGCGGCCATCGTAGGCAAGGGCATCTACAACCGGCGTCACGGAAAGGGCGGCTGCTCCTGCGGCGGCGACTGCGGGGCCTGCGGCGGATGCCACTGCGGAAATACCCGTCATTCCTGA
- a CDS encoding metal-dependent transcriptional regulator: MELSQAHLRYLLAIGELSQGKAAVSSTQVARVLQVSRPSVTRMLAVLAEKDLVTKERYGKITLTETGAALAHQLQAGLRDLERRLPALGLDLDREETAAVAGALASVLPEHCLRKLCTTESGGTMGCATP; the protein is encoded by the coding sequence ATGGAACTGAGCCAAGCGCATCTGCGGTATCTGTTGGCCATTGGCGAGCTGTCCCAGGGAAAGGCGGCGGTCAGCTCCACCCAGGTGGCCCGGGTCCTCCAGGTGTCCCGCCCCTCCGTCACCCGGATGCTGGCTGTCCTGGCGGAAAAGGACCTGGTGACCAAGGAACGCTACGGCAAGATCACCCTGACGGAGACGGGGGCGGCCCTGGCCCATCAGCTGCAAGCGGGCCTCCGGGACCTGGAGCGGCGGCTGCCGGCCCTGGGCCTGGACCTGGACCGGGAAGAGACCGCCGCCGTGGCGGGGGCCCTGGCCTCAGTCCTGCCGGAGCACTGTCTCCGAAAGCTCTGCACGACCGAATCCGGCGGGACAATGGGATGTGCCACGCCTTAA
- a CDS encoding DegV family protein, with product MTPQKIALLTDSCADLSPQLAAENQVFVVPLRILCKDGEYRDGVDIHAADIYARLRSGELPQTSLPAAQDISDAFDAIAAAGYDGVIALMLSGGLSGTYNMVRLLAEERRDLTIRVYDSVSGSLGTGMMILQLAEELRQGMDWQTLTERRVPWLIQNTFPFFSVDTLEYLQKGGRIGKVTAMAGTMLQIKPLITFAADGQLQSIAKVRGRNLVIRKLIELVTQSHNGAARYNLAVANGGAPAEMEILQGKLTTALPNYDHIWSGELDGTLSVYIGDGVLGAAVQRLE from the coding sequence ATGACACCCCAAAAAATCGCCCTGCTCACGGATTCCTGCGCGGACCTCTCCCCTCAACTGGCGGCGGAAAACCAGGTCTTTGTCGTGCCCCTGCGGATCCTGTGCAAAGACGGAGAGTACCGGGACGGCGTAGACATCCACGCCGCCGACATCTATGCCCGGCTGCGGTCCGGAGAGCTGCCTCAGACCTCCCTGCCCGCCGCTCAGGACATTTCGGACGCCTTTGACGCCATCGCCGCGGCGGGGTATGACGGGGTCATCGCCCTGATGCTCTCCGGCGGCCTATCCGGCACCTACAACATGGTGCGGCTGCTGGCGGAGGAGCGGAGGGACCTGACCATTCGGGTGTATGACTCCGTCAGCGGGTCTCTGGGCACCGGTATGATGATCCTCCAGCTGGCAGAGGAGCTGCGGCAGGGGATGGACTGGCAGACGCTGACAGAGCGCCGGGTGCCTTGGTTGATCCAGAACACCTTCCCCTTTTTCTCCGTGGACACGCTGGAATATCTACAGAAAGGCGGCCGCATCGGCAAGGTGACGGCCATGGCGGGCACCATGCTCCAGATCAAGCCCCTCATCACCTTCGCCGCCGACGGGCAGCTCCAGTCCATTGCCAAGGTCCGGGGCCGGAACCTGGTGATCCGCAAGCTCATCGAGCTGGTGACGCAGTCCCACAACGGCGCGGCGCGGTACAATCTGGCGGTGGCCAACGGCGGCGCTCCGGCGGAGATGGAGATTCTGCAGGGCAAGCTCACCACCGCCCTGCCAAACTACGACCACATCTGGAGCGGCGAGCTGGATGGTACGTTGAGCGTCTACATCGGCGACGGCGTGCTGGGAGCCGCGGTACAGAGACTGGAATAG